The Geothermobacter hydrogeniphilus genome includes a region encoding these proteins:
- a CDS encoding sigma-54-dependent transcriptional regulator — MKQLAQILLIDDEPRNREALSLLLTGSGFQVEAVGTGEEALKVLQQTPYAVVITDLFLPGVSGIDILKRVKIDYPYTNVVLITGNASAETAVESMKEGAFDYITKPIDFEKLKIIVTKALEKSQLVAENLYLRQQLRGKYAFDNIIGHGPAMQRVFSRLEKIVHTDSTILILGESGTGKELVARAIHFNGTRRNKPIIAINCGAIPAELLESELFGHVRGAFTGAVADKPGKFELADGGTVFLDEIGTMPPPLQMKLLRVLQEQEIERVGGRKPIKINVRVISATNADLEADVRAGRFREDLYYRLNVIPILLPPLRERREDIPLLVRHFLQKSCQEMQRNLMSVSPEAMQALESYDWPGNVREMENVIERSVALTDGDRIGRADLPPDIGGLDEDAGDGRIAPRVTEKGIDMPATIAEMERELIRDALRIGNGVKARAAALLGINRTTLVEKIKRLGMQEELSDLRS; from the coding sequence ATGAAACAACTGGCACAGATTCTTCTCATCGATGACGAACCGCGCAACCGGGAAGCTCTATCCCTGCTGCTGACCGGCAGCGGCTTCCAGGTTGAAGCGGTCGGCACCGGAGAAGAAGCCTTGAAAGTCCTGCAGCAGACCCCGTACGCCGTTGTGATCACGGATCTTTTTTTGCCGGGCGTCAGCGGCATCGATATCCTCAAACGGGTCAAGATCGACTATCCCTACACCAATGTGGTCCTGATTACCGGCAACGCATCGGCGGAAACAGCCGTCGAATCGATGAAGGAAGGGGCCTTCGACTACATCACCAAACCGATAGACTTCGAAAAACTGAAGATTATCGTCACCAAGGCCCTGGAAAAAAGCCAGCTGGTGGCGGAAAATCTCTATCTTCGACAGCAACTGCGCGGCAAATACGCCTTCGACAACATCATCGGCCACGGCCCGGCCATGCAGCGGGTCTTTTCCCGGCTGGAGAAGATTGTTCACACCGATTCAACCATCCTCATTCTCGGTGAATCCGGCACCGGCAAGGAACTGGTCGCCCGCGCCATCCACTTCAACGGCACCCGCCGCAACAAGCCGATCATTGCCATCAACTGTGGAGCAATCCCGGCCGAGCTGCTCGAAAGCGAGCTGTTCGGACATGTCCGGGGGGCTTTTACCGGCGCCGTTGCCGACAAACCGGGTAAATTCGAGCTGGCCGATGGCGGCACCGTTTTTCTCGATGAAATCGGCACCATGCCCCCTCCCCTGCAGATGAAACTGCTGCGGGTCCTGCAGGAACAGGAAATCGAACGGGTCGGCGGCAGGAAGCCGATCAAGATCAACGTCCGGGTCATTTCGGCGACCAACGCCGACCTGGAAGCCGATGTCAGGGCGGGGCGGTTTCGGGAAGACCTCTACTACCGACTCAACGTCATCCCGATCCTGCTGCCGCCGCTGCGCGAACGGCGCGAAGACATCCCCCTGCTGGTCAGACATTTCCTGCAGAAGAGCTGCCAGGAGATGCAGCGCAACCTGATGTCGGTCTCTCCCGAAGCCATGCAGGCCCTGGAGAGTTATGACTGGCCGGGCAATGTCAGGGAGATGGAAAATGTGATCGAACGCAGCGTCGCCCTGACCGACGGGGACCGTATCGGCAGAGCGGATCTGCCGCCCGATATCGGCGGGCTGGATGAGGATGCCGGCGACGGCCGCATCGCTCCCAGGGTCACGGAAAAAGGGATCGACATGCCGGCGACTATCGCCGAGATGGAACGGGAACTGATTCGCGACGCGCTCAGAATCGGCAACGGTGTCAAGGCCAGGGCTGCCGCCCTGCTCGGCATCAACCGCACCACCCTGGTCGAGAAAATCAAGCGGCTCGGGATGCAGGAAGAGTTGTCAGATCTCCGGAGCTGA
- a CDS encoding selenium metabolism-associated LysR family transcriptional regulator: MDIKRLTLFCRIVELKSFTRAAEAVHLSQPSVSEQLRLLEESVGERLLDRMGREVVPTPAGRKLYPYARQILQLREEARQAMATFRGELAGTLSIGASTIPGTYILPGVIQQFRQQYPACRVSIRTAGSGAIVQGVLEGDYEFGLTGSRFREARCAFEPLWDDQLAVILPVGHPLAGLPELPPEQLGNLPFVQREVDSGTRVFSETALREAGCDPGSLRIVAEFGSNEAVRQAVLAGLGAGILSLRAVASELDRGELVALPIRGTRMRRSFYLVLRRKRQLSPLAEAFLSHMRKAANSAPEI, from the coding sequence ATGGATATCAAGCGTCTGACCCTGTTCTGCAGGATTGTTGAACTGAAAAGCTTTACCCGTGCCGCCGAAGCGGTCCACCTGAGTCAGCCTTCGGTCAGTGAACAGTTGCGGCTGCTCGAAGAATCGGTCGGTGAACGGCTGCTCGACCGGATGGGGCGGGAGGTTGTCCCCACTCCGGCCGGTCGCAAACTCTACCCCTATGCCAGACAGATCCTGCAGTTGCGGGAAGAGGCCCGGCAGGCGATGGCCACCTTCCGGGGTGAGTTGGCCGGAACCTTGAGCATCGGTGCCAGCACCATTCCCGGCACCTATATCCTGCCCGGCGTGATTCAGCAGTTCCGCCAGCAGTACCCCGCCTGCCGGGTTTCGATCCGGACTGCCGGCAGCGGTGCGATTGTGCAGGGAGTGCTGGAGGGCGACTATGAATTCGGTCTGACCGGCAGTCGCTTTCGCGAGGCACGTTGCGCGTTCGAACCGCTGTGGGACGATCAGCTGGCTGTCATTCTGCCGGTCGGCCACCCGCTGGCGGGGTTGCCGGAATTGCCGCCGGAGCAGCTCGGGAATCTCCCGTTCGTGCAACGGGAGGTTGATTCCGGAACCCGAGTTTTTTCCGAGACCGCCCTGCGCGAGGCCGGTTGCGATCCCGGCAGTCTGCGGATCGTCGCTGAATTCGGCAGCAATGAAGCGGTTCGCCAGGCGGTGCTGGCCGGACTCGGCGCGGGGATTCTCAGTCTGCGGGCGGTGGCATCCGAGCTGGATCGCGGCGAGCTGGTCGCCCTGCCGATCCGTGGGACGCGCATGCGTCGTTCCTTTTACCTGGTCCTGCGTCGAAAACGCCAGCTTTCTCCCCTGGCCGAAGCTTTCCTGTCCCATATGCGGAAGGCGGCGAATTCAGCTCCGGAGATCTGA
- a CDS encoding glycerate kinase type-2 family protein, whose product MNLKTKNKQLRDHAETIFRAAVAAVDPAVAVRNSLRLVDRTRLRLLDVETPLPSGRILVIGAGKATAPMARAVEEILGSRISEGLIVTKDGHGLPLEHIQLREAAHPIPDRRGEQATRQILELVDKATDDDLVITLLSGGGSALLAAPAEGLSLTDKVITTDLLLASGADIGAINCVRKHLSAVKGGQLARRAAPAAMLTLVISDVIGDPLDVIASGPTVPDPTRYGEAEEILRDCRILHRCPRAVRDHLRAGRIGQREETPKPDEFPTNGRTRIIAGNTSALQAARRKAEDLGYDCRVVDHRLCGEAREAARQLAAAASRPVLRPTCLLAGGETTVTLTGNGKGGRNQEFALAAALAINGRDDIVILAAGTDGTDGPTDAAGAIVDGGSVDRGREVGQIATSHLDNNDSYPFHRATGDLLITGPTRTNVMDIYLALVTPGD is encoded by the coding sequence TTGAATCTGAAGACAAAAAACAAGCAGCTGCGCGACCATGCTGAAACCATCTTCCGGGCCGCCGTTGCCGCCGTCGATCCGGCGGTCGCGGTCAGAAACAGCCTGCGGCTGGTTGATCGAACCCGGCTCAGACTGCTGGACGTGGAGACTCCCCTCCCCTCCGGCCGCATCCTGGTGATCGGCGCGGGCAAAGCGACAGCACCGATGGCCCGGGCCGTGGAAGAGATCCTCGGATCACGGATCAGCGAGGGACTGATCGTCACCAAGGATGGCCACGGGCTGCCCCTTGAGCATATCCAGTTGCGGGAAGCCGCCCATCCCATCCCCGACCGACGTGGCGAACAGGCCACCCGGCAGATTCTCGAACTCGTGGACAAGGCGACCGACGACGACCTGGTCATCACCCTGCTGTCAGGCGGCGGCTCGGCGTTGCTGGCCGCCCCGGCGGAAGGTCTGAGCCTGACCGATAAGGTCATCACCACCGACCTGCTGCTCGCCAGCGGAGCGGACATCGGCGCGATCAACTGCGTCCGCAAGCACCTTTCCGCTGTCAAGGGGGGGCAACTGGCGCGGCGGGCAGCTCCGGCCGCGATGCTGACCCTGGTGATCTCGGATGTCATCGGCGACCCGCTCGATGTCATCGCCTCGGGGCCGACCGTACCCGACCCGACCCGTTACGGCGAAGCTGAAGAGATTCTTCGCGACTGCAGAATTCTGCACCGCTGTCCCCGGGCCGTCAGGGACCACCTGCGCGCCGGTCGGATCGGGCAACGGGAGGAAACCCCGAAACCGGATGAGTTCCCGACAAACGGCCGAACCCGGATCATTGCCGGCAACACTTCCGCGCTTCAGGCCGCGCGCCGGAAAGCCGAAGACCTCGGCTATGATTGCCGGGTTGTCGATCACCGACTATGTGGAGAAGCCCGGGAGGCGGCCCGGCAGCTGGCCGCGGCGGCCTCTCGACCGGTCCTCCGACCGACCTGTCTGCTGGCCGGCGGGGAAACCACCGTCACCCTGACCGGCAACGGCAAGGGCGGTCGCAACCAGGAATTCGCCCTGGCCGCAGCGCTGGCCATCAACGGCCGGGACGACATCGTGATCCTGGCCGCCGGCACCGACGGCACTGACGGCCCGACCGACGCCGCCGGTGCCATCGTCGACGGCGGCAGCGTCGACCGCGGACGCGAAGTTGGACAGATCGCGACCTCCCACCTCGACAACAACGACAGCTACCCCTTCCACCGCGCCACCGGTGACCTGCTGATCACCGGGCCGACCCGCACCAACGTGATGGATATCTACCTGGCGCTGGTGACACCGGGGGATTGA
- a CDS encoding ABC transporter permease: MTDDLLQLNLADLGLAYGLVLLSAALIRWQGYGGSGGLLRASLRMVVQLLAVGYLLEGVFALRHPLAVVAILAVMGLFALQVIGSRVQDKMPYFYRVMAGALLVGCGLVTWFFCVGVVGVEPWYEPRYLIPLAGMIVGNSMNGAALAAERLAVQVRRGRTEIEAALCLGASPRQAVAPLLGSSFKAAMIPATNTMAAMGIVALPGMMTGQILSGTAPIVAVRYQIAIMCAITGAVALTTLLILHIGYRNYFTADQRLKS, translated from the coding sequence ATGACGGACGATCTGCTGCAGCTTAATCTGGCTGATCTGGGACTCGCCTACGGCCTGGTACTGCTGAGCGCGGCGCTGATCCGCTGGCAGGGTTATGGGGGCAGTGGAGGCCTGCTTCGTGCCTCGTTGCGGATGGTGGTTCAGCTGCTGGCGGTCGGGTACCTGCTGGAAGGGGTCTTTGCCCTGCGCCATCCGCTGGCGGTGGTGGCGATATTGGCCGTCATGGGGCTTTTCGCCCTGCAGGTGATCGGTTCCCGGGTGCAGGACAAGATGCCGTATTTCTACCGGGTCATGGCCGGGGCGCTGCTGGTCGGCTGCGGCCTGGTGACCTGGTTCTTCTGTGTCGGCGTGGTGGGGGTGGAACCCTGGTACGAGCCGCGTTACCTGATTCCCCTGGCGGGGATGATCGTCGGCAATTCGATGAATGGGGCCGCACTTGCCGCCGAACGTCTCGCTGTTCAGGTTCGTCGGGGGCGAACCGAAATCGAGGCCGCTCTCTGTCTCGGCGCCAGCCCGCGGCAGGCGGTCGCGCCGCTGCTCGGCAGTTCCTTCAAGGCCGCCATGATTCCGGCCACCAACACCATGGCGGCGATGGGCATCGTCGCCCTGCCGGGAATGATGACCGGACAGATCCTCTCCGGCACCGCCCCGATTGTCGCGGTGCGCTACCAGATCGCCATCATGTGCGCCATCACCGGCGCCGTGGCGCTGACCACTTTGCTCATTCTGCATATCGGTTACCGGAATTATTTCACCGCTGATCAGCGGTTGAAATCCTGA
- a CDS encoding ABC transporter ATP-binding protein → MTAFELQHVCRTVPGDEGPQSLLDDVTTHFEKGLLHALVGPSGGGKTSLLRLLNRLDAPDAGTVSYAGLDLGCWEPRRLRRKVAFVPQQPHIFPGTARDNLLFGLRFHPDIAPIDNQRLSELCASSQFPPDLLSKPAEKLSIGQQQRLALARALCLDPEVLLLDEPGSALDRPTAEALGRSLRHLCRRAMTIVLVSHDLEWVRNHADRVLFMEAGKLKLQCPVASFFSYGAESRVGRFIAGQKEGPES, encoded by the coding sequence ATGACCGCCTTTGAATTGCAGCATGTCTGTCGGACTGTGCCCGGCGATGAAGGCCCCCAATCTCTGCTCGACGATGTCACCACTCATTTCGAAAAAGGGTTGCTGCATGCCCTGGTCGGTCCCTCAGGCGGCGGGAAAACCAGCCTGCTGCGTTTGTTGAACCGCCTCGATGCTCCTGACGCGGGTACGGTCAGCTATGCCGGTCTTGATCTCGGCTGCTGGGAACCGCGCCGACTGCGGCGCAAGGTCGCTTTTGTTCCCCAGCAACCCCATATTTTCCCCGGAACCGCCCGCGACAATCTGCTGTTCGGTCTGCGGTTTCATCCCGATATCGCTCCGATCGACAACCAACGGCTGAGCGAACTCTGCGCCTCGAGCCAGTTCCCGCCGGATCTTTTGTCAAAACCCGCCGAGAAGCTCTCCATCGGTCAGCAGCAGCGCCTGGCTCTGGCGCGCGCTCTCTGTCTTGATCCCGAGGTGCTGTTGCTTGATGAACCCGGCAGTGCTCTCGACCGCCCGACCGCCGAGGCCCTCGGTCGTTCCCTGCGGCACCTCTGCCGTCGAGCGATGACCATCGTTCTGGTCAGCCATGATCTCGAATGGGTGCGGAACCATGCTGACCGGGTGCTGTTCATGGAGGCGGGAAAACTGAAACTGCAGTGTCCGGTCGCGTCCTTTTTCAGTTATGGGGCGGAAAGCCGCGTCGGCCGTTTCATTGCCGGTCAAAAGGAGGGTCCGGAATCATGA